Genomic segment of Cronobacter dublinensis subsp. dublinensis LMG 23823:
AGGCGGCGACAGTGGCAACCGCTTCCACGGTCTCTTTATCACCTAACAGGCTTTTCAGCGCCCCGATGACGTTCTCCTCAACCACGACGTTCCGGGTGGACTGGTCCGTAAGATGTATCAGCAACGTTTCGGTGTCATTGAAGACGTGTGGCGCGGAGGATAACCGCAGGGCTTGCGCTTTTTCAGCCGTTCCGCCTGCATCCAGATAGGCAGGGTAGTGCACGTTCCATTCAAATTCTGCTTTATTCAGCCAGGCAACGCGCAGCATGATCAGTTCCCGGTATTCAAGGCTGAGTGAAAATTCCTGACGTACCCGTACCATCAGTTCGTTCCAGCCCGTGGCCAGGGTGGCACTCTTCAGTAATACCCGGTCAATATCTATCAGTTTTCCGCCGGGCCGGCGGGCCTTTATCGCGTTGAGAAGATCGGCGTCAACGGGCTCTTCATCCTGCCAGGGAGTTACTCTTGGTGTGGTCATATCATTTTTCCTGTTGAACACAATAATCCAGCCGCATCAGCTCAGTATTAAGTCACCTTCGATCAGCATATTCTGCGCCAGTAACCACCGGTTCAGAGAGGAGTCAATCACCCGCTGATGCACCCCTTCAAACTGATGCACCGTGCCGCCACCGCGTACATGGATGACATACACAAGCCTGCCGGAAGCATCCTCTGCAGATTTGTCTCGGGAGGCCGGTATACCCTTCGGAAGGTGCCCGTCAGTGTGTATTTCAAGATGCGTAAGGGCGAGACCTTCAGCCCTGGCTTCGAGAATAAAGGCGGCCATCATGCAGGCATTGAACGCAGCGAGCATCAGCTCCTGGGGGTCAGGAGCCAGCCCTTCGCCACCCAGCGAAACCGGTTCATCGGAATCGATAACATGACGTTGCAGGGCAGGCGGAGCGTTATCTGCGGAAAAGGACTGGCAGAGCGTCCGGCTGGCCATGCCCCCCTGCCACGAGGTGACAAGGTCATAATGCGCGGTCTGGATTTGCATAATTACTCCAGTGCCGCACGCGGGTAAGCGCGTGCGGCATGGTCATCAGGCGTTACGGCCAGCCATCACGCCACCATCGATATCCCAGATAGCGCCGGTGACCCAGCCAGTCTTGTCAGAAAGCAGGAAAGCAACGGTTTCCGCGATATCGACCGGGGTACCCACGCGGCCGATCGGGTGGAAGCTGTCAAAGCTGTTCATTACGTCCTTCACGTCGTCTTTCGGAATGAAGCCTTCGTAAATCGGCGTGTGAACAACGGCCGGA
This window contains:
- a CDS encoding carboxymuconolactone decarboxylase family protein: MTTPRVTPWQDEEPVDADLLNAIKARRPGGKLIDIDRVLLKSATLATGWNELMVRVRQEFSLSLEYRELIMLRVAWLNKAEFEWNVHYPAYLDAGGTAEKAQALRLSSAPHVFNDTETLLIHLTDQSTRNVVVEENVIGALKSLLGDKETVEAVATVAAYNMVSRFLVALAI
- a CDS encoding OsmC family protein, which produces MQIQTAHYDLVTSWQGGMASRTLCQSFSADNAPPALQRHVIDSDEPVSLGGEGLAPDPQELMLAAFNACMMAAFILEARAEGLALTHLEIHTDGHLPKGIPASRDKSAEDASGRLVYVIHVRGGGTVHQFEGVHQRVIDSSLNRWLLAQNMLIEGDLILS